A stretch of DNA from Oryza brachyantha chromosome 9, ObraRS2, whole genome shotgun sequence:
agcttactCAAGATCCTCAGAATGAATGATTCGTTAGATCGAGAGAGAAAACTTGTTTGTTCCATAAGCTCACAGCAAGTACCCAGTTAAGAAAAAACGCTAATCTGACAACCAAATGATGTCCGGACGAAGTTCTAACTTACTAGTTATATGCTCGCGCTTCGTAACGgacctatatttttataaaaaataaaagataaaagattatatttaCAAAGATACATGTAGGTTACAGTGGCCATGGCAGGCACCTATTGCTTGCGCCACTGGTCCTTAACGCCCCCCTTGGCCATGGCAACCCTGACGACGATAGATGAGCGGGAGCAAGACGGAGGTAGCACACTAGGACGTGAGCGGACTAATGGAGCGTAGGCAATGACAAGGAAGAAGCAGTTAGCAATACAACGGAACTGCTCGACTAATGACTTGGGCACAAAGCTTGCTGATGTGTACTTGGTGGTTGGGATCGTATTTTTCTAGGTATGCACCCGTGCCGCCAACCTTGTTGTTGCTGCCGTCGACGAAGGACGAGAAGCACCTCGGGTCATTGCAGCGCACCATGCATGTAAATCTTGAGGCACATGCTCTgtcgtttttgtttttcttctcttttttttccttttctttcttttatcctttatttttttctttcttttccatttCTTCCCCAGTGTGCAAGCCCTCTACCCCCACGCAAACCTTATATATCATGTAATTCTAGATTGGTGGATCGAAATCcatattaatatgaatttcttATCCTATTTAGGTGAAACATCtgttctgtttcttttttatataaaatatagagtgTAATCATAGTGCTACTGTGattctagatttattattaattatattttttctcggactttataaaattaaaaggtaAATTGTGTTTCCATTTACTAATTTCGTTTAGATGTTATGTGTGTCAAGAATCCACAAACACTTcaacatgtcatacatattagTTTGTGAGTGCATGAAAGAGCTAGCTCAAaagctcatgcatgcatgcaattttCTATGTCATTATTTTAACTATGTATTTTGAAGTTTATTAACTTACCCcactaaatattaaaaacaatatttccGTTGTACCGTAAAAAAtctatggaaaagaaaaatataatctttCGTATTTAGTACGAAAACTTCTCAACATTTTTTCTTAGATTAGGTTCtcttatcaaataaaagtgaacaaaaatttcaaagttctacttaaaattatatatatgaaaattaggtTCCACCGGTAAACTTTCTAAATAAACGAAATGTTTCTATTCATAAAcattacatataaataaaatatttctgttcataaactattttttacataaaatatacataaactttacgcataaacaaaatatttctagtcacaaactttaaacacaaataaaatatttccatccataaactatatacataaataaaatatttatatgtagaaattttgttgcaaaataatatcctaaaattaaaataatttggcAGGTAACCGTGCGTGGGGTAAaatcttaatttcttttaaaccTGCTTGAGGGGAGAATTGAACCACAACCTTCCATTAGAGAAGAGATAAGAGGGCTTACCACTGGGCTATTGAAGCTAATTGATTATAAtgttaaaagttaatttatttcacTTGACCCGACGTGCGacgtgggggggggggggggggggggggggggagtgcGACGTGGAGAGGAGGTGAACGGACGGACGAAAGTCCCCTTTAAAGTATTAAAGATATCAATGAATTAGGAGCCCCAAACGCAAGCACTAACTAGCTCATCGAACATTTCAGATAGCCCAGTCGAAATGACAAACTCATGTTTCTATAGTAGTATTGTTTAATTAGTCACGAGAAAATTAAGAACAAGCTCTAGCAACAAAATTTCGAAAATGATCCAACCAAGCAGAAAAAGCCCAATGCGTCGTGTACCTCACGCACCAGAGAGCAGCGGCGCTTGGTCAGCCACACTGATACGCCCAAGGGtatttttggcttttaaaattgattttagtttttatagtttatcttttagatttgatttttagatcgttgTGAATAcgtttattcatatattattttttttacaaatatgctatttaactttaaaatgaGGCCAGAAAGGTCCGGTATTGCCGCAGTACTCGTACCAAAGTCACCGTGCTTCGCTAGATCGGAGGGCTGCCAATCCAGGGAGAGGAGCGGTTTGAGAAGGGAGGTAGTCGTGCGCTCGCCACTACATTTCCTTGTCGCTAGTCCACCATGGATTCGAGCTGTGGACGCCTGAAACACGCATCCCAATTCGAAATGGCCAGATCTGGAGAGCAGAGCTCTGCAACCGACATGGATGGGGTCGAATAGAGCGGCTTCATTTCTTAGCCATGTTTAGTAATCATCTTAGATGCGGTCAGGGCGAAAACCACGACGGTTACCGTGCTCTCTGCCAGGGTACGGCTTCCGTATGTCGCGGTACCCGTCTATAAATTtgatccaaattaaaaaaattaagaaaatttgtgaaaaaaatatatgacatgaTTGATTTGTAACGatgtttggttaaaaaaattgataaaaaactaaaattaccAAGGAATAAAAATCCAATACCGAAAAATTGttgggtaaaataaaaaacgatATATTCACACTTCATACCACCTAGTTAAGTATGTATTTGATACATGAGGcacatatttaaatgtttgcAGCACTTAGTTGTCTATGTATTTGATACTTGATACATGAGGCATACTTTTTATTACGTTAGCTATTTGTGATGTATATAGctagtaatattttgttgtaggttttttgttaattttcagTACCCAAAACtaagataaaattatatatgtagtgATGAAGTCACATGTTTAAACATGTATTAGTTTTATACgtaatatttgattgtaaGTATACCTGTAATGCTAAAATttgtcaagaatttagaaaaaatcatgttaaaattttcttttttcccataTAACATTCCTAAATGTTACAAATATAGATATGTActagttttctatttttcttgtatttttatagtttttttaaaattaatttgcaccTAATTGTCGGATTACACTAGCCGCGGTTTTCAAAATCGCGCGGTAACTGcagattttaaattcaaaatttttagattcaaatttGTCATGGTTTTCACGGTTTTTGCGGTATCCACATGTGCACTGTACTGCGGTTTTCACGAGTTCCCACATTAAGTAAAACCCTGGATACGGTGCTTCCGAGAACTAAGCATGGTTCGAGCTACCGCctatctcctctctcctcttgcACCTCGCGAGGATTGGTAAATTTGATAGTATATGAATTACCAATCTATAACTATGTGTTTATGGTAACATAAAAGATGATCACGGGACAGTGAGTGAACACGTCATGAATGCACAtgtttacttatatttaataaataaataaataaaaatatacgaACTAGAGAACATGTGATGGTATGgtttatttaagaaaacatcaaataatatatttgtaaataaaaaatattttgtaaataaaaattatatatatatatatgttcttcacgatctaaaaattagctgaaaaataaaatataataaaaaacctttaaaatctacgtaaaatttaaaatttagtttataaggaCAGTAAAATGTGAAAagataagttaaaaaattgaggtagaaaaaaaaatcagcagcaTCTAGAGAGTAGTAGTAGCCGCGACGAACCTCGCCATCGTCTCTTTCCCcctatccatccatccatccatccacccaccccccctccctctctcttccatgACACACGGCCACCGCCCTGCCCGATCcaccagcggcagcggcggcggcggaagatGAGGGCTCCACCCCCACCGCTCCCGCGCTGCGCCTCGCCTCCCGGCCTGCTCCTTCTCCCCGTCCCCCCCGCCCGCCGCGTGCctccgagcgccgccgccgtctctcGCTCCGTCTCCATCTCgacctccaccaccgccgtcgaggcgccgcccacggccgccgccgagccggcgTTTGGGGACGCCTCCGcggggccgccgcggcgccgggtcatcctcctccgccacggggagagcgcggccgggGGCCGCTTAACCAGAGGTTCGGCCCGCGGGGGCACTCTCCCTTCCTATCTTGGAGgaataaaaattatgcttcagtttgtgtatttttttttgctcgaATTGTATCTGGGAACGGGAGGATGATGCATTGTATCGAGTACTCAAGTGCTCGATACAATCTGCGTGATCTAAAGATTGGATGAAGCAATGGAGCTCTTATGCTGTTTGACACCTTACCGATGCTTGCAGAATCACACTGCTTAGATGACACTGTGTAGTGATTCTGGATAAATGCTGCAACACACTGGTTGCCAAGGAAAGAGAGGGTCCTAatgcattaaatatttatgtgttATGCTTGAGATTATTAGTTTAATAGCCAGCTCTTTGAGTAATGGCTTGATAACTCAATTAGACGTGATGGGATGAAATGAAGAATTGTGGAATAAGAGAGCTGGGTATGAAGAAAGAGTCCAAAAGCATCATTTCGTTGTAGCTTGATGTTCTTGGCAGCATTCAATGCTACTCTTCTCCACTCCTTTTGCACCGTCTCACGTATACAGTAATAAGCCTAGTTGTTTTTATTCTTGATGATTGCTGCCTCTTGCATTTATTTCTGGAAAACACCGTTTGATATGGCTATTAATGTCAGATCATGACAGACCTCTAAGCAAAGCTGGCAGATCCGCTGCAATCAGTGTTTCTAATAAACTACAGCAAATGGGATGGATACCTGAGCTTGTCCTGTGCAGGTAACAGACTTTAGCTTCTGTAAGAAAATCTGTATGCATAGATCAGAAGGTTGCTAGTGGATAAATGCttcaaaaaaatgttaatagGGTTGTTCTGGCAAATGTTAATATCTATTAACTAATGGAATGGGATATTTATGATCTATGAATGTTTTTATACAACTTCTTTCCAGCCAATACAGTGGAGATTCGCATGTttgaataatttattttagttaaaGTTGACTATTTCTCTACCTGCGCCTTCctttgttctttcttttttcatggTAGGAGTAGATCTTTTGTCCAAAATCTGTTGACTTTGATTAGGAATTGTGTCGCTATGTGATTGCCTTGGATACACAATGGTCcatcatattcatatatactctaccaatttattttttgatgacacCTTGTTTCAGTTGAAGGTACATGCCTGGACTGGTTCTCTATTACTCATTATATGTGTCATCTTGCCTACGCAATTATTTAAACTTGTGTCTCTGAAATGTctaaaattacacttatttatttgtgtgcaTACAAACAGAACATGTTGTcaacctttaattttttttttacccatCTTCAACACAGTGATGCGACTCGCACAAAGGAAACTCTTAAGATCTTGCAAGAGCATGTTAAGGGATTGTCTGAAGCAATCGTGCATTTTATCCCAAGTTTTTATTCAATTGCAGCAATGGATGGTCAA
This window harbors:
- the LOC102719616 gene encoding uncharacterized protein At3g52155, chloroplastic; the encoded protein is MRAPPPPLPRCASPPGLLLLPVPPARRVPPSAAAVSRSVSISTSTTAVEAPPTAAAEPAFGDASAGPPRRRVILLRHGESAAGGRLTRDHDRPLSKAGRSAAISVSNKLQQMGWIPELVLCSDATRTKETLKILQEHVKGLSEAIVHFIPSFYSIAAMDGQTAEHLQKAICEYSSDEILTVMCMGHNKGWEEAASMFSGDSVVLKTCNAALLEAEGKSWVEAFSLAGLGGWKLHGIVKP